The Calypte anna isolate BGI_N300 chromosome 20, bCalAnn1_v1.p, whole genome shotgun sequence genome includes a region encoding these proteins:
- the LOC103532080 gene encoding tumor protein D54 isoform X8, which yields MESAGQDINLHSPTKGLLSDAMTDVPVESAASARSRAAEGLSLAEEEELRSELAKVEEEIGTLRQVLAAKERHCGELKRKLGLTPLDGLKQNLSRSWHDVQVSNAYVKTSEKLGEWNDKVTQSDLYLSASSTLEDWNEKLTQSEAYKKTQETLSQAGQKTSAALSNVGSVISRKLGDMREFPIPLWLAVSKWAHPFSNSFSSSYSIRHSISMPAMRNSATFKSFEDRVGTIKTSIRANGLSDM from the exons ATGGAGAGTGCGGGGCAGG ATATCAACCTTCACTCTCCCACCAAAGGTTTGCTCTCGGATGCCATGACAGATGTCCCCGTGGAGAGCGCGGCCTCGGCGCGGAGCAGAGCGGCCGAGGGGCTGAgcctggcagaggaggaggagctgagatCCGAGCTGGCCAAG GTTGAAGAAGAGATTGGGACCCTGAGGCAAGTGCTGGCTGCCAAGGAGAGGCACTGTGGGGAGCTGAAGAGGAAGCTGGGTCTGACTCCCTTGGATGGGTTGAAGCAAAACCTGTCCAGAAGCTGGCACGATGTCCAAGTCTCCAATGC TTATGTGAAAACATCTGAGAAACTTGGAGAATGGAATGACAAAGTGACACAGTCTGACTT ATATCTTTCAGCCAGCAGCACTCTGGAGGACTGGAATGAAAAGTTAACTCAATCAGAAGC ttacAAGAAGACCCAGGAAACCCTTTCCCAGGCAGGACAGAAGACTTCAGCAGCCCTTTCCAATGTAGGTTCTGTTATCAGCAGGAAACTTGGTGACATGAG GGAATTCCCAATTCCACTGTGGCTGGCAGTATCCAAGTG GGCTCACCCCTTCTCCAACTCCTTTAG TAGCAGCTACTCCATTCGCCACTCCATCAGTATGCCAGCCATGAG GAATTCTGCAACTTTCAAGTCCTTTGAAGACAGAGTTGGGACCATAAAG ACTAGTATTCGGGCAAATGGCCTCTCAGATATGTGA